GATGCGCTGAAGCCGATCTCCTACGACTTCAACCTGGCCAAGCAGTATATGGAAAAGGCCGGCTACAAGTATTGACGCCAGCGGCGTCCAGCAGGCAGGCCGGACATTGATGCCCGGCCTGCCCCGAAACCACCAACAACTCCCAAGGATCAGGACGATGCGTGTCGCAGTGCTCGGTGCGGGCTCGATTGCCTATGGCAATGCCGCTCTTCTTTCTTCTCTCGGCCACGAGCCGGTTCTGTGGTCGCCGTCCGGCAAGAGCGGCCAGAGCATCGCCAAGGGCGAAGCGCTGACCGCGACGGGCAGCCTGTCCGGCAGCTTCAAGGTCGCCATGGCCGCGAGCGCGGCCGAGGCTGTAGCCGGTGCCGGCGCCGTGCTCTTCGCCCTGCCGGCGAACGGCCACCGCAAGGCCATGGACGCCGCGGCCGCCCATCTCGTCTCCGGGCAGGTCGTCATCATCAGCTCCCATACGTCGTTCAGCGGTCTCTACATAGCGCGCAGGATCGCCGAGCGCGGCCTGGACGTACCCGTCGTCGTCTGGGGAACGACCGTGACCGCGGGCCGCAGAACCGGCGATGCCAGCGTCAACGTTTCGACGATCCGCTCGAAGGTCGACATCGCCACAATCCCCGTCTCGGCTTCCGAGCGCGGCATGAAAACCTGCCAGGAGCTGTTCGGCGATCGTTTCGTCCAACGCGACGACGCGCTTGCGATCTCGCTGTCGAATCTCAATCCGCAGAACCATCTCGGCATCGCGTTGTGCAACTTCACGCGCATGGAGCATGGCGAGACCTGGGGCCAGAACGAAAACAACACCGATTCCGTCGGCCGCCTCCTCGAAGCCCTCGACGCTGAGCGCCTCGCGATTGCGGAGGCCGCAGGCTACAAGGTGCGCACCATTCGCGAGCACTATAACCTCTCCTTCCATGTCGAGCCCGGCCCCGTGGGCGAGATGGCCCGTCAGCTTGCCGCGCGCGGCAATGGCGGCAACGGGCCCAGCAACATCGATACGCGCTATGTCCTGGAAGACGCACCCTTCGGCCTGCATCCGACAGTCCTTCTCGGCAAGATGGCTGGCCGCCCCGCGACGCTGCATCAAGCCGGCGTCGACATCTTCTCGGCGCTCTACGGCAGGGATTTCGCGGCGGAGAACGACCTGCTCGCCGATATCGGCCTGGAAGACATGTCGCTGGGCGATCTGAAATCGCTTGTCCGCGATGGCTGGACCAGCAAGCGCGCGGCCTGAGGGCCGACCGCGGCATTCTTGAACGGATAGGGATCATGACTGAGATCATTGTAGTCGGTGCCGGCGTCCTCGGGACGTCGGTCGCCTATCGGCTCGCGCGCGCCGGCGCCAAGGTCACCGTGCTGGAAGCGACCCGCGTCGGCGGGGGCACGTCGGGCATTTCCTTCGCGTGGACGAACTCCAGCAACAAGTCGCCGCGCGCCTATCACGACCTCAACGTCGCCGGCATGAAGGCGCACGCCGCCCTGAAAGACGAATTCGGCGCGACGCCCTGGTGGCATGGCGGTGGCCGTGTCGAATGGAGAGCTGAACCGGAGCAGGCTGCCCTTAAAGCCAAGGTCGAGCGTTTGCAGAGCTGGGATTATGCGGTCGAGTGGATCGATCGCAAGCAGTTGCTCGAACTGGAGCCGGACATCGCGCCCGAGGCGATCGGCGATGCGCCGATCGCCTGGTGCCCGAATGATGGCTGGCTCGATCCCGTGGTCTATGCCCACGCGATGATGAGCGCTGCCCGGCGGCACGGCGCAACCCTGCGCACCCAGACGAGGATTTCCGGTTTGATCGTCGAGAGCGGCAAGGTTAAGGGCGTGCGCAGCGAAGGTGGCGAAAGCTTTTATGCCGATCTCGTTGTGAACTGCACCGGCCGTTGGTCGAACGACACCATCGGCTCGGACCTCCCGAACATACCGCTGGCACCGACCGTTGGCTTTCTCGTTTTCACCCCGCCCGTACCAGCGAGCATCCAACGTGTCGTCGCATCACCGGTCTGCGATTTTCGCCCGGATGGAGCCGGTCGTTTGATGCTGCACTGGGGCGCTGCCGATGCGACCGTCACGCCCGAGATCGGGGTCAACCCCGGAATGGAACAGGCCGCGGATCTCGTCGATCGCCTCACCCGCATCCTGCCGGGCATCGCACCCGTGAAGCCGGAAGCTGCGCGCGTTACTGTGAGGCCGATTCCGAAGGACGGCCTGTCAGCCATCGGACCCGTCCCGGGCGTGGAGAACTATTACGTCATGGTGACGCATAGCGGTGCGACGCTCTCCCCCGCGCTCGGCGCCATGGCCGCAGACGAAATCATCAACGCCACAGAGCGGCCCGAACTCGAGAGCTTCCGGCCCGCCCGCTTCTTTGCCTAGACCCGACGGGTTTTCGACAAGGCTGGCGTAGAGCGCGACGGTTGCGTGCGCTCTGCGCCAAACTTCTTTCGGGGAGACGCGGCCGGTGAAGAATGCCTTGCGACTGGCGGGCTCTGAACGCCGAGATGAGGAGCGGCCTGGCATCGGATTTGAGCAGGAGGTCGCGCCCCGCCTCCACGTCACGAGCCAGCATTGCAAGATGATGAGGATTTCGCCCCCCACAGGACGCGCCGAATCTGCCTCCTGACCCCGCCGCGCTCCGGCGGCCAACTTTCGGGTGATGAGCCGGAATCCGCTCATGGCGCGAGGCTGAACGATCGGCAGATTCGGGCCGAGCGTCGCAACCGGACAAATGGGGTACCTCGTCAGTTCAACGCCTGCCCCGATGCGCGACTTCTAGACTTGGCTGATC
Above is a genomic segment from Bosea sp. NBC_00550 containing:
- a CDS encoding NAD/NADP octopine/nopaline dehydrogenase family protein; amino-acid sequence: MRVAVLGAGSIAYGNAALLSSLGHEPVLWSPSGKSGQSIAKGEALTATGSLSGSFKVAMAASAAEAVAGAGAVLFALPANGHRKAMDAAAAHLVSGQVVIISSHTSFSGLYIARRIAERGLDVPVVVWGTTVTAGRRTGDASVNVSTIRSKVDIATIPVSASERGMKTCQELFGDRFVQRDDALAISLSNLNPQNHLGIALCNFTRMEHGETWGQNENNTDSVGRLLEALDAERLAIAEAAGYKVRTIREHYNLSFHVEPGPVGEMARQLAARGNGGNGPSNIDTRYVLEDAPFGLHPTVLLGKMAGRPATLHQAGVDIFSALYGRDFAAENDLLADIGLEDMSLGDLKSLVRDGWTSKRAA
- a CDS encoding NAD(P)/FAD-dependent oxidoreductase translates to MTEIIVVGAGVLGTSVAYRLARAGAKVTVLEATRVGGGTSGISFAWTNSSNKSPRAYHDLNVAGMKAHAALKDEFGATPWWHGGGRVEWRAEPEQAALKAKVERLQSWDYAVEWIDRKQLLELEPDIAPEAIGDAPIAWCPNDGWLDPVVYAHAMMSAARRHGATLRTQTRISGLIVESGKVKGVRSEGGESFYADLVVNCTGRWSNDTIGSDLPNIPLAPTVGFLVFTPPVPASIQRVVASPVCDFRPDGAGRLMLHWGAADATVTPEIGVNPGMEQAADLVDRLTRILPGIAPVKPEAARVTVRPIPKDGLSAIGPVPGVENYYVMVTHSGATLSPALGAMAADEIINATERPELESFRPARFFA